A stretch of Aerococcus urinaehominis DNA encodes these proteins:
- the fmt gene encoding methionyl-tRNA formyltransferase: MKKIVFMGTPAFSVPILQALVASPDYQVVAVVTQPDRPVGRKRKLQASPVKEAALAHDIPLYQPEKIGQDQELAELLASDCDLIVTAAFGQFLPERLLKLPKYGAVNVHASLLPKYRGGAPVHYAIWQGETETGVTIMRMVKAMDAGAILSQAAIPIEDQDTVASMFDKLSIVGRDLLMTTLPDLFAGKIQEVPQDEALASYSPNISRDQERVDWQQSAQEIHNQIRAFNSWPVAHTMLAGERWKLWASQVTDQDSQAQPGTIVEINKKPARFYVATGDGSVLALTEIQPAGKKKMDIASFINGGAGQLQEGDRFDPID; the protein is encoded by the coding sequence ATGAAGAAAATTGTCTTTATGGGCACGCCAGCCTTTTCTGTACCAATTTTACAGGCCTTAGTAGCTAGTCCGGATTATCAAGTGGTTGCCGTAGTGACCCAGCCGGATAGACCAGTTGGCCGCAAACGTAAATTACAAGCTAGTCCTGTCAAGGAAGCGGCCTTAGCCCATGATATTCCCCTCTACCAGCCAGAAAAAATCGGCCAGGACCAAGAACTAGCTGAGCTTTTAGCCAGTGACTGTGATTTGATTGTGACAGCGGCCTTTGGACAATTCTTACCTGAGCGTCTGCTTAAGCTGCCTAAGTACGGAGCTGTTAATGTTCATGCCAGCTTGCTACCTAAATACCGGGGTGGTGCCCCTGTTCATTACGCGATTTGGCAGGGTGAAACAGAAACAGGTGTGACGATTATGCGGATGGTAAAAGCCATGGATGCAGGGGCTATTTTAAGCCAGGCTGCTATTCCCATCGAAGACCAGGATACTGTGGCCAGCATGTTTGATAAACTATCAATTGTTGGTCGTGACCTCTTAATGACGACCCTGCCTGATTTGTTTGCTGGTAAGATTCAGGAAGTGCCCCAAGACGAAGCCCTGGCTAGCTATTCGCCTAATATTAGCCGGGACCAAGAGCGGGTGGACTGGCAGCAATCGGCCCAGGAGATTCATAACCAGATCCGCGCCTTTAATTCCTGGCCAGTGGCCCATACCATGTTAGCTGGCGAACGCTGGAAGCTGTGGGCTAGCCAAGTCACTGACCAAGACAGCCAAGCGCAGCCAGGCACCATTGTTGAGATTAATAAAAAGCCAGCCCGTTTTTATGTGGCAACAGGTGATGGAAGCGTATTGGCCTTAACGGAAATTCAACCGGCTGGCAAGAAAAAGATGGATATTGCTAGCTTTATCAATGGTGGCGCTGGCCAATTACAGGAGGGTGACCGATTTGACCCAATCGATTAG